From the Vespa velutina chromosome 16, iVesVel2.1, whole genome shotgun sequence genome, one window contains:
- the LOC124954809 gene encoding NBAS subunit of NRZ tethering complex-like, translated as MEDTNDLSTEPILYELLEYFIRKQEPELIKCKNDTVILPTTGTIKNALRYLNNRYSLPESISQQISLTLPWKIAVGDCGRLLAVLQENIIEIRKAKDESIIGKASVPKDAFPQWRKLSWSPDGTILVLASSNGYVSFYNSLGNNIFNINPKTISPNPDILEAGDAIASIIFLDPRTKNEKWSYEFILITYSGLLKSYHISLSNGFSFNYEFSFCNFYKNGVNAVAYDEKHSLFYVAGNAITKKLTSTASETGLTSWRLLNDYPYCQLSFTFNENTETKSRFSLWNIIPTLYFRVESIIFNIRISPNNKSLICLHTDGSVSLWTLPNLILQNKWKLQEQPGFNISNPLGLIKLKKFPSGFTEFHPVDIGWWSNQAIIIARYTGSISVCSTKNLNNLLGTSPEFLAGQPQICELGPGRGFLCLDCESYITSKKRNRESNTEGQLLEASSESEKESDELEPITILNYTTELVQSTLYSITDMERFQPKRKRSKVLYRTYRILGLKSTTPEELYTRKIDIEEYEEALVLANTYNLDTDLVYQTQWRKSKLSLNAIHEHLSKVTKRSWVLNECVTRVPDTMEAARELLNFGLKGANLETLFAIGVYDDGKFVLADTFDDAVELDQESNLKQIQRINKIIESIDINNLSEAQKDLIKYRRSLLNHLDKLLTYEIILGPSLPYNKNFYEEFRQLSIIENAIRFAKDSDCRAVEIMFAYYGNILLPHWLAIISFFPETLNPSNYQKLLPHCDLEGQLFLPDQYELRRKDWSERNIFNEIINFVEDDQSQLLYETDPSLNIYKNAQLTPNLLQKWYRCRAYEIEKTSFMVDNALGLIRIGKYHNINNLEDLLIDLETLDDLVYKVYLDDMSLDKLEKLNNLEKIKLLMTGSEESNFVDNVQNLILPFIKRRNKYSEKDSEENLLHNYLVCISKDDLKLPVKFFEYLKQFGETDITLIMKDVVTIALDCIYACNDLNMYQKAKYILDTISKDQYRKGKYNSSFEELDRELESMKILNKYEVRTTINYLHNNKNNPDAVKLLLTQMARSLNKLTPHPDEKQWAQLLNQMLEIRGMLFTCIDIEICFEICVSARLMSGDKSNIQTCVTLIETRKKEESLLKVSYNKAVNLIIEASKEYFNSSKSLTDPNMELAKTCLHLILDDNYIIREEYDLINSLQILNEFNIDILPLQVRSTHDKLKLIEDCLNKREDAYKSRQRLLMLANYLHIEKNSIRLREGKVLELVAKKALQVHDYNTCAITCQQLMQINYVPIWTVVFELGCSENFRDLQTRKRCLWFAINNGPNDILIKALECVHLIEVQILHENLQLWMPNDISEDFDEIESEDEFIDAMTTPQVERKEFIPKVFETSTEIVKTSANIMKNSTYGLIKNIGNTDFWKSRLKFSFSNSLQKEIQNENETNENGNTNIQSFSCFYETLYKNERISNLDTKYVNYSILEVQNTKLKLCRALLRISLLTEASCYGHEVNDINHLLLECAKHTIHEDWLLSVAYLLSLNKTFMSDILSIFMNLPRNELCIETVIYYYSLELHKQLCNNIEKLYMYDPLCLISKALMLATNCDECDIQKALLHCKSYLMNDEKLTSMLSTNSDEDVNDEKYNVPEHSTSINKQTDIEYNNGVTTLSSDSMKDEVSSTLFNYKDDEWTDEWSNFSDADLDETVNNITQKEVIVEDKIYTEEDRFKIFMKMYTEIKNIQDYEQVKNILSTWPVFNKSEFTTVNLHPILQMIKIVRTCIIDKDTAQYEDQVLQEYKDLIKMISGTNILREFLKQELDNIPLDHNLHIRLCTDDPILHKEAIDILQKEEKMKLSLITLKEIFSKNLTCYFEPDHEVYKQIIKHIFIKQSFPNIEENTAILVEKLMEQKHVMHALSIISMTKNIPTSLSTFGTCFQMLMKK; from the exons ATGGAGGACACAAATGATTTGTCAACTGAACCAATTCTTTATGAACTATTAGAATACTTTATTCGAAAACAGGAGCCAGAATTAATA aaatgtaaaaatgataCTGTTATTTTGCCAACTACTGGTACTATAAAGAATGCATTGAGATAtcttaataatagatattcttTACCGGAAAGTATATCACAGCAAATAAGTCTCACATTACCATGGAAAATTGCAGTAGGAGATTGTGGTCGTTTGTTGGCTGTATTACAAGaaaatatcatagaaataCGGAAAGCGAAAGATGAATCAATTATCGGCAAAGCTTCtg ttCCAAAAGATGCTTTCCCACAATGGCGAAAACTTTCATGGAGTCCAGATGGAACAATTTTAGTTTTAGCATCTAGTAATGGAtatgtatcattttataattcattaggaaataatatctttaacaTAAATCCAAAAACAATATCACCAAACCCAGATATATTGGAAGCTGGGGATGCAATAGcatctataatatttcttgatCCAAGAACAAAGAATGAAAAGTGGTCTtacgaatttatattaattacatacaGTGGCCTTTTAAAATCCTATCATATATCTTTATCCAATGGTTTTAgttttaattatgaattttctttttgtaacttttataaaaatggagTCAATGCAGTTGCATATGATGAAAAACATTCCTTATTTTATGTTGCTGGTAATGCAATCACAAAAAAGCTAACA TCTACAGCATCAGAGACTGGATTAACTTCATGGAGATTGTTGAATGATTATCCATATTGTCAATTATCATTtacttttaatgaaaatactgAAACTAAATCAAGATTTTCTCTGTGGAATATTATACCTACTTTATATTTTCGAGttgaatcaataatatttaatatacgaaTATCACCAaacaataaatcattaatatgcTTACATACAGATGGATCTGTATCACTTTGGACATTaccaaatttaatattacaaaataaatggaaattgCAAGAACAACCAGGTTTCAATATATCTAATCCATTAGGGCTTATAAAGCTCAAAAAATTTCCATCTGGTTTCACAGAATTTCATCCTGTAGATATAGGATGGTGGTCTAATCag gcTATTATCATAGCAAGATATACAGGATCCATTTCAGTATGTTCAACTAAAAATCTAAATAATCTATTGGGAACAAGCCCAGAATTTTTAGCTGGTCAACCACAAATTTGTGAGTTAGGTCCAGGTCGTGGGTTTTTATGTTTAGATTGTGAATCTTATATAACAAGTAAAAAACGAAATAGGGAATCTAATACTGAAGGTCAACTATTAG aagCATCAtcagaaagtgaaaaagaaagtgatgAATTAGAACCTATTACTATTTTAAATTACACTACAGAATTAGTACAAAGTACTTTATATTCAATTACTGATATGGAAAGATTTCaaccaaaaagaaaacgttcaaaagttttatatagAACTTATAGAATTTTAGGACTTAAAAGTACTACTCCTGAAGAATTATATActagaaaaatagatattgag GAATATGAAGAGGCTTTAGTACTGgctaatacatataatttagatACAGATCTTGTATATCAAACGCAGTGGCGAAAATCTAAGTTATCATTAAATGCTATTCATGAACATTTAAGTAAAGTTACAAAAAGATCTTGGGTCTTAAATGAATGTGTTACTCGTGTACCAGATACCATGGAAGCTGCaagagaattattaaattttggaTTAAAAGGTGCTAATTTAGAAACATTATTCGCCATTGGTGTATATGATGATGGAAAATTTGTATTAGCTGATACCTTTGATGATGCAGTCGAATTAGATCAAGAAAGTAATTTAAAGCAG attcaaagaataaacaaaatcaTTGAGTCTATTGATATCAATAACTTATCAGAAGCACAAaaggatttaattaaatatagaagATCACTTTTGAATCATTTAGATAAATTACTTActtatgaaattattcttgGACCTTCACTTCcgtacaataaaaatttttatgaggAATTCAGACAGCTTTCTATCATTGAAAACGCTATTag ATTTGCAAAGGACAGTGACTGTAGAGCAGTAGAAATTATGTTTGCTTATTATGGTAACATATTGTTACCACATTGGCTAGCTATTATAAGTTTTTTCCCAGAAACTTTAAATCCTTCAAATTATCAAAAACTGCTACCACATTGTGATTTAGAAGGACAACTGTTTTTACCAGATCAATATGAATTACGTCGAAAGGATTGGTctgagagaaatatttttaatgaaataattaactttGTAGAGGATGATCAATCTCAATTACTTTATGAAACAGATccatcattaaatatatataa AAATGCACAACTTACACCAAACTTATTGCAAAAATGGTATAGATGTAGAGCATATGAAATTGAGAAAACTAGTTTTATGGTAGACAATGCATTAGGATTAATCAGGATaggaaaatatcataatattaataatttagaagATTTGTTAATAGATTTGGAAACATTGGATGATCTAGTTTATAAAGTTTATCTGGATGATATGTCATTGGATAAAttagagaaattaaataatctagaaaagattaaattacTAATGACAGGATCAGAAGAAAGTAATTTTGTCGATAATGTACAAAATCTTATATTACCATTTataaagagaaggaataaGTATTct GAAAAAGATTCTGAGGAAAATCTATTACATAATTACTTGGTCTGTATAAGTAAAGATGATCTTAAATTACCtgttaaattttttgaatACTTAAAACAATTTGGTGAAACggatataacgttaataatgaaagaTGTTGTAACCATAGCCTTAGAttgcatatatgcatgcaatgatttaaatatgtatcaaAAAGCAAAATATATCTTAGATACTATATCAAAAGATCAATATcgtaaaggaaaatataatagttcGTTTGAAGAACTTGACAGAGAACTCGAAagcatgaaaattttaaataaatatgaagttagaacaacaataaattatttgcataataataaaaacaatccTGATGCTGTGAAATTACTATTAACTCAAATGGCAAGAAGTTTAAACAAATT aACACCACATCCAGATGAAAAACAATGGGCTCAATTATTGAATCAAATGTTAGAAATTCGTGGCATGTTATTTACATGTattgatattgaaatatgTTTTGAAATTTGTGTATCTGCTAGATTAATGTCAGGAGATAAATCTAATATTCAAACTTGCGTTACACTgatagaaacaagaaaaaaagaggaatccTTACTGAAAGTTTCATATAATAAAGCTGTCAATCTTATAATAGAAGCTagtaaagaatatttcaaCAGTTCCAAAAGTCTTACTGATCCAAATATGGAATTAGCTAa GACTTGCTTGCATTTGATTcttgatgataattatattatcagaGAAGAATATGATCTGATTAATTCACTTCAAATTTTGAACgaatttaatatagatatactaCCACTTCAAGTAAGATCTACGcacgataaattaaaattaatagaggattgtttaaataaacgtGAAGATGCTTATAAAAGTCGTCAACGATTGTTAATGTTAGCGAATTATCtacatattgaaaaaaatagtattagGCTGCGCGAAGGAAAAGTTTTAGAACTCGTGGCTAAAAAAGCATTACAG gtTCACGACTATAATACTTGTGCGATTACTTGCCAACAACTAATGCAAATTAATTATGTTCCTATATGGACAGTGGTATTTGAATTAGGATGTTCTGAAAATTTTCGAGATTTACAAACTCGTAAGAGATGTTTATGGTTTGCTATAAATAATGGAcctaatgatatattaatcaaaGCTTTGGAATGCGTACATTTAATTGAAGTGCAAATATTACATGAAAATTTGCAGTTGTGGATGCCTAATGATATATCTGAAGATTTTGATGAGATTGAAAGTGAAGATGAATTTATAGATGCTATGACTACA cctcaagtagaaagaaaagaatttattccTAAGGTGTTTGAAACATCAACAGAAATTGTAAAAACTTCTGCTAAcattatgaaaaattcaacATATGGATTAATCAAGAATATAGGGAATACAGATTTTTGGAAGTCAAGATTAAAATTTAGTTTCAGTAATtcattacaaaaagaaatacaaaatgaaaatgaaaccAATGAGAATGGAAATACAAATATTCAAAgtttctcttgtttttatgaaactttatataaaaatgaaagaatcaGTAATCTTGATACAAAATACgtaaattattctatattagAAGTGCAAAAtactaaattaaaattatgtagAGCATTATTAAGAATAAGTTTATTAACTGAAGCTTCTTGTTACGGACATGaagtaaatgatattaatcatt tgCTTTTAGAATGTGCTAAACATACTATCCATGAAGATTGGTTGTTAAGTGTGGCATACTTGCTGAGtctaaataaaacttttatgtCAGATATTCTATCTATTTTCATGAATTTACCAAGAAATGAATTGTGCATAGAAACagttatatattactattcttTAGAACTTCATAAacaattatgtaataatattgaaaagttATACATGTATGATCCATTATGTTTAATAAGCAAGGCACTAATGCTTGCAACAAATTGTGATGAATGTGACATACAAAAGGCATTATTGCACTGTAAATCTTATTTAATGAATGATGAAAAACTCACAAGTATGCTGTCAACAAATTCTGATGAAGATGTGAATGATGAAAAGTATAACGTTCCTGAACATAGCACaagtataaataaacaaacagatatagaatataataatggaGTAACAACACTAAGTTCAGATTCAATGAAAGATGAAGTATCATctacattatttaattataaagatgATGAATGGACAGATGAGTGGAGTAATTTTTCTGATGCTGATCTAGATGAAACTGTAAATAATATCACACAAAAAGAAGTTATAGttgaagataaaatttatacagaagaagatcgttttaaaattttcatgaaaatgtacacagaaataaaaaatatacaagatTACGAGCAAGTTAAGAATATCTTGTCGACGTGGCCAGTTTTTAATAAGTCTGAATTTACTACAGTTAATCTACATCCAATATtacaaatgattaaaatagtTCGTACGTGTATCATAGACAAAGATACTGCCCAATATGAAGATCAAGTATTACAAGAGTATAAAGAtctcattaaaatgatatctGGAACGAAT atacTCAGGGAATTTCTAAAACAAGAACTTGATAACATTCCTTTAGATCACAATCTTCATATACGTCTTTGTACAGATGATCCAATACTTCATAAAGAGGCAATAGATATACttcaaaaagaggaaaag atgaAGCTTTCATTAATAACactaaaagaaatcttttcaaaaaatttaactTGTTATTTTGAGCCAGATCATGAGGTATACAagcaaataattaaacatatttttataaaacaatctTTTccaaatattgaagaaaatacAGCAATActtgtagaaaaattaatggaaCAAAAGCACGTGATGCATGCTTTAAGTATAATAAGTATGACAAAAAATATACCTACATCTTTAAGTACTTTCGGAACTTGTTTTCAgatgttaatgaaaaaataa
- the LOC124954817 gene encoding uncharacterized protein LOC124954817 isoform X1 yields MKYLYCWRAFKRKEGPLLIDTRNVTGSGLYTDKIPRKCDWFRLIGCLESLNTLSVNYAYIATPTGDLLVNLAMILGSKWQWLQLLCLEEEIPNEVNPNDGVGGYRIPDIAWMKACLWAPALKLVCQSTIDTKCSFPATHQCIHLHFPVTLIYDFDNLGFSIARSKVSTLGTQKLLYL; encoded by the exons ATGAAGTATTTGTATTGTTGGCGtgcatttaaaagaaaagaaggaccTTTATTAATTGATACTCGAAATGTCACGGGATCAGGACTCTATACAGACAAGATTCCTAGGAAATGCGACTGGTTTCGTCTGATTGGTTGTTTAGAATCATTGAATACTTTATCTGTGAATTATGCATATATAGCAACACCTACAGGAGATCTTCTTGTTAATCTAGCAAT GATTTTAGGATCTAAATGGCAATGGTTGCAATTGCTGTGCTTAGAGGAAGAAATTCCAAATGAAGTTAATCCGAATGATGGCGTTGGTGGCTATAGAATACCTGATATTGCTTGGATGAAAGCATGTCTTTGGGCACCTGCTTTAAAA TTGGTTTGCCAGAGTACGATAGACACAAAATGTTCTTTTCCCGCCACACACCAATGCATACATTTGCACTTTCCAGTGACATTGATTTACGATTTCGACAACCTTGGTTTCTCGATTGCACGATCAAAAGTCTCTACACTTGGTACTCAAAAACTCTTG tATCTTTGA
- the LOC124954816 gene encoding probable GDP-L-fucose synthase, with the protein MPDQPKVILVTGGSGLVGTAIKTIIEENKRSDEKWIFVGSKDANLCDKVSTAKLFDKHKPTHVIHLAAMVGGLFHNMAHNLDFLRNNIHMNDNILQTAHETGVNKVVSCLSTCIFPDKTTYPIDETMIHNGPPHPSNYGYSYAKRLIDIANKGYNEQYGRLYTSVIPCNVFGPNDNFHPSASHVIPGLIRRLYDLIEDGNTEDKVFTVLGSGKPLRQFIYSLDLAKLIIWVLREYNSVEPIILSVDESQERTITEVVNAIVKAFDYKGSIRNDVSAADGQYKKTASNAKLRSYLPDFQFTPFNQAIKETVDWYIKNHDQARN; encoded by the exons ATGCCTGATCAACCAAAAGTCATACTTGTAACTGGCGGGAGTGGATTAGTTGGTACAgcaattaaaacaattattgaagaaaataaaagatcggATGAAAAATGGATATTCGTTGGTTCAAAAGATGCAAATTTGTG CGATAAAGTTAGTACTGCAAAATTGTTTGATAAGCATAAACCTACACATGTGATACATTTAGCTGCTATGGTTGGTGGTCTTTTCCATAACATGGCTCACAATTTAGACTTTCTg AGAAATAACATTCATATGAATGATAATATTCTACAAACTGCTCATGAGACTGGTGTTAATAAAGTTGTTTCGTGTCTTTCTACTTGCATATTTCCAGATAAGACCACATACCCTATTGATGAAACTATG ATTCACAATGGCCCCCCACATCCATCAAATTATGGTTATAGTTATGCCAAAAGATTAATAGATATCGCAAATAAAGGGTACAATGAACAGTATGGTAGATTATATACAAGTGTTATACCCTGTAATGTATTTGGACCAAATGATAATTTTCATCCAAGTGCTAGTCATGTTATACCAGGCCTAATAAGAAgattatatgatttaatagAAGATG GAAATACAGAAGATAAAGTTTTCACAGTATTAGGCTCTGGCAAACCTTTgagacaatttatttatagtttGGATTTggcaaaattaataatttgggTTCTCAGAGAATATAATTCTGTAGAGCCAATTATTTTATCAG TTGATGAATCTCAAGAGAGAACGATAACTGAAGTTGTCAATGCAATAGTAAAAGCTTTCGATTATAAAGGTTCAATTCGTAACGATGTTAGTGCTGCAGATGGGCAATATAAAAAGACAGCAAGTAACGCCAAATTACGAAGTTATTTGCCAGATTTTCAATTCACTCCATTTAATCAAGCAATTAAAGAGACGGTCGATTGGTATATAAAAAACCATGATCAAGCTAGGAATTAA
- the LOC124954817 gene encoding uncharacterized protein LOC124954817 isoform X3 has translation MFFSRHTPMHTFALSSDIDLRFRQPWFLDCTIKSLYTWYSKTLVSLNLQLWHQRDNLDSQLKNLFLRLPALRTFEFRGEIRMLATLCAMCCQVRARKCNVNHVNIHLQKVIHHEINNNDFVKGVQCLLICFKKDFSEMNVIFKIDFYVS, from the exons ATGTTCTTTTCCCGCCACACACCAATGCATACATTTGCACTTTCCAGTGACATTGATTTACGATTTCGACAACCTTGGTTTCTCGATTGCACGATCAAAAGTCTCTACACTTGGTACTCAAAAACTCTTG tATCTTTGAACTTACAATTGTGGCATCAACGGGATAATTTAGATTCCCAATTGAAGAATCTCTTCCTACGATTACCAGCATTACGAACTTTTGAATTTAGGGGGGAAATTCGAATGCTTGCAACTTTATGTGCTATGTGTTGTCAGGTGCGAGCTCGAAAGTGTA atgTTAATCATGTCAATATACATTTACAAAAAGTTATACACcatgaaataaataacaatgatttCGTTAAAGGGGttcaatgtttattaatatgttttaaaaaagatttttctgaAATGAATGTTATattcaaaattgatttttacgtctcttaa
- the LOC124954817 gene encoding uncharacterized protein LOC124954817 isoform X2 codes for MSLGTCFKIGLPEYDRHKMFFSRHTPMHTFALSSDIDLRFRQPWFLDCTIKSLYTWYSKTLVSLNLQLWHQRDNLDSQLKNLFLRLPALRTFEFRGEIRMLATLCAMCCQVRARKCNVNHVNIHLQKVIHHEINNNDFVKGVQCLLICFKKDFSEMNVIFKIDFYVS; via the exons ATGTCTTTGGGCACCTGCTTTAAAA TTGGTTTGCCAGAGTACGATAGACACAAAATGTTCTTTTCCCGCCACACACCAATGCATACATTTGCACTTTCCAGTGACATTGATTTACGATTTCGACAACCTTGGTTTCTCGATTGCACGATCAAAAGTCTCTACACTTGGTACTCAAAAACTCTTG tATCTTTGAACTTACAATTGTGGCATCAACGGGATAATTTAGATTCCCAATTGAAGAATCTCTTCCTACGATTACCAGCATTACGAACTTTTGAATTTAGGGGGGAAATTCGAATGCTTGCAACTTTATGTGCTATGTGTTGTCAGGTGCGAGCTCGAAAGTGTA atgTTAATCATGTCAATATACATTTACAAAAAGTTATACACcatgaaataaataacaatgatttCGTTAAAGGGGttcaatgtttattaatatgttttaaaaaagatttttctgaAATGAATGTTATattcaaaattgatttttacgtctcttaa
- the LOC124954814 gene encoding T-complex protein 1 subunit zeta: MAAISLLNPKAEFARAAQALAVNISAAKGIQEVMRTNLGPKGTMKMLVSGAGDIKITKDGNVLLHEMQIQHPTASLIARASTAQDDITGDGTTSTVLVIGELLKQADLYISEGLHPRVLTEGFELARAKTLEILDSLKIPITVTRENLLEIARTSLRTKVHPSIADKLTGICVDAVLAIRQEGKEIDLHMVELMEMQHRTAIDTTLIRGIVTDHGCRHPDMPKRVENAYILTCNVSLEYEKSEVNSGFFYKTAEEREKLVAAERHFIDNRVKKIIELKKKLCDGTNKSFVIINQKGIDPPSLDMLAKENIMALRRAKRRNMERLALACGGVAMNSVDDLQEEQLGWAGLVYEHVLGETKYTFIEDCKNPNSVTILLKGPNKYTLEQLKDAVRDGLRAIKNAIDDQAIIPGAGAFEVAASQALQQYKEKVKGKQRLGVQAYAEALLIIPKTLAINSGFDSQDTIVKLLEESSTLGEAVGLDVTTGEALKPVDAGIFDNYVVKKQIINSCTIIASNLLLVDEIMRAGLSSLKG; the protein is encoded by the exons atggcAGCAATTAGCTTATTAAATCCAAAAGCCGAATTCGCCAGAGCAGCTCAAGCACTGGCTGTAAATATATCTGCTGCAAAAGGTATTCAAGAAGTGATGAGGACTAATTTAGGACCCAAAGGAACCATGAAAAT GTTGGTTTCTGGAGCtggagatataaaaataactaaaGATGGAAATGTATTACTTCATGAAATGCAAATTCAACATCCAACAGCATCTTTAATTGCAAGAGCATCGACTGCTCAAGATGATATAACTGGAGATGGTACAACTAGTACTGTATTAGTTATAGGAGAACTTCTTAAACAAGCAGACCTTTACATCTCAGAAGGCTTACATCCAAGGGTGTTAACAGAAGGCTTCGAATTAGCTCGTGCTAAAACATTAGAGATTTTGGATTCTTTGAAAATCCCAATTACTGTTACCAGAGAAAATCTTTTAGAAATAGCAAGGACATCACTTAGAACAAAGGTCCATCCTAGTATAGCAGATAAATTGACAGGAATTTGCGTAGATGCAGTATTAGCTATCAGacaggaaggaaaagaaattgatttacATATGGTAGAATTAATGGAAATGCAGCATAGGACTGCTATTGACACTACTTTAATTCGTGGTATTGTGACAGATCATGGCTGCAGACATCCAGACATGCCTAAAAGAGTAGAAAATGCATATATTCTTACATGTAATGTCAGTttagaatatgaaaaaagtgaa gTAAACAGTGGATTCTTCTATAAGACAGctgaagaacgagaaaaattaGTTGCAGCAGAAAGACACTTCATAGATAatcgtgttaaaaaaataattgagttGAAGAAGAAATTGTGTGATGGaacaaataaatcatttgttataataaatcaaaaggGTATTGATCCACCATCTTTAGACATGcttgcaaaagaaaatattatggcTTTACGTCGTGCAAAACGTAGGAATATGGAACGTTTAGCACTTGCATGTGGTGGAGTAGCTATGAATTCTGTAGATGATTTGCAGGAGGAACAACTTGGCTGGGCTGGCTTAGTTTATGAACACGTTCTG GGAGAAACCAAATACACATTTATAGAAGATTGTAAAAATCCAAATTCTGTCACAATTCTTCTGAag GGTCCAAATAAATATACACTAGAACAATTGAAGGATGCTGTAAGAGATGGATTAAGGGCTATAAAAAATGCTATTGATGATCAAGCTATTATACCTGGAGCTGGTGCATTTGAAGTAGCTGCTAGTCAAGCACTTCaacaatataaagagaaagtaaaaggaaagcaACGTTTAGGAGTACAGGCATATGCTGAAGCTTTACTCATTATTCCAAAAACTCTTG ctATTAACAGTGGTTTTGATTCCCAAGACACAATTGTAAAATTACTGGAAGAAAGTTCTACTTTAGGAGAAGCTGTTGGTTTAGATGTGACTACTGGAGAAGCTCTAAAACCAGTTGATGCTggaatttttgataattatgtcgtgaagaaacaaataattaattcatg CACCATTATTGCAAGTAATCTTCTGCTTGTTGATGAAATAATGAGAGCTGGATTGTCTTCTTTGAAAGGTTGA